The sequence GAGGAGGGCGGCGCTGGTGGCGAGGTCAGAGGTCGCCTCTTCCGCTGCCGAGAAACGCCGTTCACGGATACCGGTGCGGGAATGGATCCAGTGATCCGCGTCATCCACGAGGTAGTTGAAATAGGCGTTGGGGACAACCCGCGCCGGAACGTAGCCGCCGGTCCCCAGAATTTCCGAACGTATCATGTAGAGAGCGCCTCCTGGCTTCCCGCGTGGACACAGCAGGAAGCACTCTCGTATATCTCATAATAAAATATTGTTTGTCAATTGTTCCCTTTATAAAAAACGGCATCCACCACGCTGTAGGCCCAAACTATCATGAATCCTCCCAAAAGGTATTTTGCGTAAGGGGCATCCACCTGGATCGCCGACACCACCTGCTCCGGCGTGAGTCCCCCTTCGCGCCCGGCCACCATGAGCTTGCCGGCACTTCTGAGGGCTACGAACAGCGCGCCGAGGATGAAGATGTTGTCCAGCAGGATCATCACCCCACCCTTTAGGCGGCTTCCACGGTAGAGTTGTCCAAGCCCAGGAAGCACAAGGGCGGAAAGTGCCACGGATTTGATCCGGTTCGTCATCGGTTCGTTCTCCTTGTCGGCCACCTTAACGGTGAACCGGTATTAAGCAATCTGTTGTTTTGTGTTGTACAGCCGACGGAATTTTGTTAGTTTTCCTCGCTATGGACCGAGCCGAACGCACCAAAAGACGCGACGCCATCATGCCGCTGCTCAAGGACCCCGACACCGAGGTTCGTCAGGCGGCTTCGCGGGCACTGGAGACCCTGGAAGCGGCGGAGAGCCTCGAGGAGGTTTTCGACCGCTTGAAGCGGGGTGACCGGGCCACCAAGGTAGCCGCGATCTACGCTTTGGGGCGTATCCCCGACGACCGCGTGCTGCAGATCCTGAACTACTGCGCCGCGAGGCCCGAGGAGGACATCCGGTGCGCCGCGGTCAGTGTTCTCGGTGAACTGGCGCGCCCCGAGGCACTCACCACGCT is a genomic window of Geomonas ferrireducens containing:
- a CDS encoding HEAT repeat domain-containing protein → MDRAERTKRRDAIMPLLKDPDTEVRQAASRALETLEAAESLEEVFDRLKRGDRATKVAAIYALGRIPDDRVLQILNYCAARPEEDIRCAAVSVLGELARPEALTTLIEKLKDPSTPVRALAIAALSRYRDRSLIPRLVPFLEASDGFLDAEAALTLGRIGDASLAEAITRLLSSPHDKTRAAAATALAQLP